A single region of the Pyrenophora tritici-repentis strain M4 chromosome Unknown M4_contig_00028, whole genome shotgun sequence genome encodes:
- a CDS encoding UBN2 multi-domain protein — MAVEKEEWKIPQLTAENHDTWFRRNKVKLKGKKVFYVCEKNLVQHCQIAIAGELTEAMEELEIAEADKHTKIRVNIEKRDKYLEDEATAIDLLFRSLTEDDQALIDEYDTAFQFWAYLQKKYTQTDATTANIYMTRIQTFTFNPGNTIVGSWEKLKEYRRKLVAADADTNGAYKDSALLLVLIRSLPKEFKTTIDTLNAQLNLTVEQKLKFLEEKEVRDQQDADEKALPAFRKTEKYVPPYKRRNHKSSPLSSDSESGTKFMVQCFLCDGAHGVRDCPRRERARKLLKEYDAKKSSKPPIKTLKQRNSHKKTGKAYGAEEVNSESDELSETSDSEPEEIETCRLSKDIVGKASPSTWAADTGASSHMSDQPSLFRRMMKIKRRLVRVGGENYMQTGKEKLKWCVKTDRRHGCQKYCLYLTLESICYQGEEFAQQA; from the coding sequence atggctgtagagaaggaagaatggaagattccccaacttacagctgaaaaccacgatacttggttccgccgaaacaaggtcaagcttaaggggaagaaagtcttctatgtctgcgagaaaaaCCTGGTACAGCACTGCCAAATAGCAATAGCCGGTGAACTaacggaggctatggaagagttggaaattgctgaagcagacaagcatactaagatccgcgtcaacattgaaaaaagagacaagtacctagaagatgaagccactgcaatcgatctcttgtttcggtcgcttactgaagatgaccaagcccttattgacgaatacgacactgccttccagttctgggcctacctacaaaagaagtacacccaaactgacgccacaaccgccaacatttacatgaccagaattcaaacgttcacattCAATCCTGGGAACACAattgttggatcatgggaaaagctaaaggaataccgacgcaaactcgtagcagcagacgctgacaccaacggagcttacaaggactctgcactactactcgttcttattagatcactcccgaaagaatttaagactacgattgacaccttaaacgcccaacttaaccttacggttgaacagaaacttaagtttctggaagagaaggaggttcgagaccagcaagacgccgacgaaaaagctctcccagcattccggaagacggagaagtatgttccgccttacaagcgccgaaatcacaagagctcaccactatcgtctgactccgaatctggtaCTAAGTTTATggtccaatgcttcctttgtgacggagcccatggcgtacgagactgtccaagacgtgagagagctcgaaagctccttaaggaatacgacgctaagaaatcatctaagcCGCCTATTAAGACACTCAAGCAAAGGAATTCTCACAAAAagactggcaaagcatatggagccgaagaagtcaattcagagtcagatgaattatccgagacctcagactctgaacccgaggaaattgagacatgccgtctctcaaaagacattgtcggtaaggcctctccatctacttgggctgccgacactggcgcctcctcccacatgtctgaccaaccctcattgtttagacgaatgatgaagatcaagcgaagactagttcgggttggaggggagaattatatgcagactggaaaggagaagctcaagtggtgtgtaaagacggatcgtcgacatggttgtcagaagtactgcttgtacctaaccttggagtcaatttgttatcagggagaagaatttgcgcagcaggcctga